One genomic region from Quercus robur chromosome 4, dhQueRobu3.1, whole genome shotgun sequence encodes:
- the LOC126722454 gene encoding uncharacterized protein LOC126722454: protein MSVARLPAKADDRESKRAKGMASPILGFSDENKVGTIQPHDDALVVTLRIGGYDVKRVLVDQGSTVEVMYPDLYNGLKLRPEDLTAYDSPLVSFEGKTVTLKGQIRLPIQTGSNIVEVDFIVVDAYSPYTAIVARPWLHALGAISSTLHQKVKYPSEAPVLAPGGGGPAEEASCEDLEKVLVGFDSERFFHVGSELPPQEKEKLIDFLKENVDVFAWDAYKAPGVDPNFICHHLNVSPAVTPKKQPSRQPSKEHADAVREEVMKLKKAGAIKEVFYPE, encoded by the exons ATGTCAGTGGCTCGACTCCCTGCTAAAGCTGACGATCGTGAGTCTAAGAGGGCTAAAGGGATGGCCTCGCCCATACTCGGATTCTCGGATGAGAATAAAGTTGGAACCATCCAGCCTCACGATGATGCTCTAGTCGTCACACTCAGGATTGGGGGatatgacgtgaagagggtgctAGTTGATCAGGGCAGTACCGTGGAGGTAATGTACCCCGACTTGTACAATGGGCTAAAGCTGAGACCAGAAGACCTGACAGCATACGACTCCCCTTTAGTAAGTTTTGAAGGGAAAACTGTTACTCTGAAAGGCCAGATTAGGCTGCCTATACAAACAGGCTCGAACatagtggaggtggacttcatagtTGTGGACGCATATTCGCCCTACACCGCCATTGTAGCCAGACCGTGGCTTCATGCCCTAGGAGCTATATCCTCAACCTTACACCAAAAGGTGAAGTACCCGTCGGAGG CCCCAGTCCTGGCCCCGGGTGGTGGGGGACCTGCCGAGGAGGCGAGTTGTGAGGATTTGGAAAAAGTTCTTGTGGGTTTCGATTCGGAAAGATTTTTTCATGTTGGCTCGGAATTGCCGCCCCAAGAGAAGGAAAAGctaattgattttctcaaagAGAATGtggacgtgtttgcatgggatgCCTACAAGGCTCCGGGGGTCGATCCGAATTTCATTTGCCATCATCTTAATGTTAGTCCGGCCGTTACGCCTAAGAAACAACCTTCTCGGCAACCGTCGAAAGAGCATGCGGATGCGGTGAGGGAGGAGGTGATGAAATTAaagaaagcaggggctatcaaagaagttttctaCCCTGAGTGA
- the LOC126723470 gene encoding probable carboxylesterase 17 — protein MVQAKKIVEEVSGWLRVYDDGSVDRTWTGPPDVKFMAEPVPPHHEFVDGVATHDVKNSGKLRARIYLPEKNPDEENVKFPILLHFHGGGFCISQADWYMYYNMYTRMARSARVICVSVYLRLAPDHRLPTAIDDGYSALLWLSSLAKGESHEPWLNKNADFNRVFLIGDSSGGNIVHEVAARAGKIDLSPLRLAGAIPIHPGYVRSERSKSELEQPQSPFLTLDMVDKFLSLALPLGCNKDHPITCPMGQAAPPLEGLNLPPLLLCIAEKDLILDTEMEYYEALKKANKDVGLLTSPGMGHSFYLNKIAVDMDPNTAAQTTGLIAGITEFVNKH, from the coding sequence ATGGTCCAAGCAAAGAAAATTGTAGAGGAGGTGTCTGGTTGGTTGAGAGTCTATGATGACGGCTCAGTCGACCGAACTTGGACTGGACCCCCAGATGTCAAGTTCATGGCTGAACCAGTCCCTCCACACCATGAATTCGTGGATGGTGTAGCCACACACGATGTCAAAAACTCTGGCAAACTCAGAGCTCGGATTTACCTTCCAGAGAAAAACCCAGATGAAGAAAACGTCAAATTTCCAATCCTGCTTCACTTCCATGGTGGTGGTTTTTGCATTAGCCAAGCTGATTGGTACATGTACTACAACATGTACACTCGTATGGCACGTTCAGCTAGAGTGATTTGTGTCTCAGTTTATTTACGCCTTGCTCCTGACCACCGTTTGCCAACAGCTATTGATGATGGCTATTCAGCTCTCCTTTGGCTGAGTTCTTTGGCTAAAGGTGAATCACATGAGCCTTGGCTCAATAAAAACGCTGATTTCAACCGTGTGTTCCTTATTGGAGATAGCTCAGGAGGGAACATTGTTCATGAAGTGGCTGCAAGAGCTGGGAAAATTGATCTGAGTCCTTTGAGACTTGCTGGAGCAATTCCAATCCACCCTGGTTATGTGAGATCAGAGAGGAGTAAGTCTGAGTTAGAGCAACCTCAATCACCGTTTCTTACACTGGATATGGTGGACAAGTTTTTGAGCTTAGCATTGCCTTTGGGGTGCAACAAAGACCATCCCATAACGTGTCCAATGGGCCAAGCAGCGCCACCACTAGAGGGGCTCAATTTGCCACCTCTTTTGCTTTGCATAGCTGAGAAGGACTTGATTTTAGACACTGAGATGGAGTACTATGAGGCTTTGAAGAAGGCAAATAAGGATGTGGGGCTTTTGACTAGTCCTGGAATGGGTCACAGTTTCTACCTTAACAAAATTGCTGTGGACATGGACCCAAATACGGCTGCTCAAACAACTGGTCTTATTGCAGGAATCACTGAATTTGTCAATAaacattaa